A single window of Thalassomonas viridans DNA harbors:
- a CDS encoding FecCD family ABC transporter permease — translation MSRVQLKLALLGLLCLLSIAAALTFGPVDISPQQLLTCFTATCPTPVIDMVVYQVRVPRILVGLVAGMGLAIAGAILQNTTRNPLADPYLFGIVSGAGLGATIASITLANLLTLALPLAAFLGALFAVMIVVLIAKALQRMEQLLLAGVAVSFMLSAISQFLLYLGEPFATNRVLFWLMGSLARVELANFYVIAAVLVFALVVILGFHRHIDALLLGDESAASLGVDADKLRLMMLALCAALTATIVAYCGGIGFVGLMIPHIVRQLLGVTTIPLILGSMLVGGSFILWVDVIARTALENAEIPIGIITSATGSIFFLLIMYRTRKN, via the coding sequence ATGAGCCGGGTACAGTTAAAACTCGCCTTACTCGGGCTATTGTGCCTGCTCAGCATAGCCGCCGCCCTCACCTTCGGCCCGGTGGATATCAGCCCACAGCAGCTGCTGACTTGCTTTACCGCCACCTGCCCGACCCCGGTTATCGATATGGTGGTCTATCAGGTACGGGTGCCCCGCATCCTGGTGGGCCTGGTTGCCGGTATGGGGCTGGCCATTGCCGGGGCGATTTTACAAAACACCACCCGCAACCCGCTGGCGGACCCTTACCTGTTCGGCATAGTTTCCGGCGCGGGCCTGGGGGCTACCATAGCCAGCATTACCCTGGCCAATCTGCTGACTTTGGCACTGCCGCTGGCGGCTTTTCTCGGCGCTTTGTTTGCCGTGATGATAGTCGTGCTGATCGCCAAAGCCTTGCAGCGCATGGAGCAACTGTTGCTGGCGGGAGTGGCGGTGTCTTTTATGCTGTCGGCCATCAGCCAGTTCCTGCTGTACCTGGGGGAGCCCTTTGCCACCAACCGGGTGCTGTTCTGGCTGATGGGCAGCCTGGCCCGGGTCGAGCTGGCAAACTTTTATGTGATAGCAGCGGTGCTGGTGTTTGCCCTGGTGGTCATTCTCGGTTTTCACCGCCATATCGATGCCCTGCTGCTCGGTGATGAAAGCGCCGCCAGCTTAGGGGTGGATGCCGACAAACTCAGATTAATGATGCTGGCCCTGTGCGCCGCCCTGACCGCCACCATAGTGGCCTATTGCGGCGGCATAGGTTTTGTCGGCTTGATGATCCCCCATATCGTCCGGCAGCTGCTTGGAGTCACCACTATCCCCTTGATTTTAGGGTCTATGCTCGTCGGCGGCAGCTTTATTCTCTGGGTGGATGTTATTGCCCGCACCGCGCTGGAAAATGCCGAGATCCCGATAGGTATAATTACTTCCGCCACCGGCAGTATTTTCTT
- a CDS encoding ABC transporter ATP-binding protein: protein MPALIKLDKLNWSAGDKHILKDISFELNKGEILGIIGPNGAGKTSLLNCLLNQQKAFTGSVRFKGKNITGYSPRELAKSFALVAQKAAPVFNLSVFDIVRMGLLPHKNLFSLDNDFDKHQIELALDKVGLADKRHDSFHILSGGEQQRVLIARALVQKAEILVLDEPTNHLDVYYQHQILALLQGLKITVIMTVHDLNLAAQYCRRLLLLDQGQLIADGAPENVLSSSRLSKVFRLPCQQDTDPLTGKIRVYFHLPRRGQDAGEGRA, encoded by the coding sequence ATGCCGGCCCTGATCAAGCTGGATAAACTTAACTGGAGCGCCGGCGATAAGCACATCCTCAAGGATATCTCTTTCGAGCTGAACAAAGGAGAAATCCTGGGCATAATCGGTCCCAACGGCGCCGGTAAAACCAGTTTGCTCAACTGCCTGCTCAACCAGCAAAAAGCCTTTACCGGCTCGGTGCGCTTTAAAGGCAAAAACATCACCGGCTATTCGCCGCGCGAACTGGCGAAATCTTTTGCCCTGGTCGCACAAAAAGCGGCGCCCGTGTTTAACCTTTCGGTGTTTGATATCGTGCGCATGGGGTTACTCCCCCATAAAAACCTGTTTTCCCTGGATAATGATTTTGACAAACACCAGATAGAACTAGCGCTGGACAAAGTCGGCCTGGCGGACAAACGTCATGACAGTTTCCATATCTTATCCGGCGGCGAACAGCAGCGGGTGCTGATCGCCCGGGCTTTGGTACAAAAGGCGGAAATCCTGGTTCTGGATGAACCCACCAATCACCTGGATGTGTATTACCAGCACCAGATTTTAGCCCTGCTGCAGGGCTTAAAGATCACAGTGATCATGACAGTGCACGACTTAAACCTGGCCGCACAATATTGCCGGCGCTTGCTGCTGCTTGATCAAGGACAATTAATCGCCGACGGCGCTCCGGAAAACGTTCTCAGCAGTAGCCGGTTAAGCAAAGTTTTCCGCCTGCCCTGCCAGCAGGATACGGATCCGCTCACAGGAAAAATCCGGGTTTATTTCCACCTGCCCCGCCGCGGGCAAGATGCCGGGGAAGGCAGAGCATGA
- a CDS encoding efflux RND transporter permease subunit, with protein MIRYFTAHPTAANLLMLLLIFLGISVLPDIKRETFPEVKAYSLQVNVPYPGATPADVEQGICLPLEDALDGISFIEEKVCEARQNLGLMTIKMLEQGDFVKFTDDVKTAIDGINEFPDNAEEPVVTEKGRTQHVISIALTADLPRSELKTLAENLKQRILQHPQIPLVKIAGFSERQLRVQVSQENLRRYGLDLQQLVNLINKQDLDLPLGSIETGNSETQLRFSDERRSALELAELVILTGEHGNEIRLGEIATIIDTFEQVEDKVEFNGRPAALLKIEKNTIDDSLDVLAAVEKIITAESARLPAGVSLDITQDATSIVKDRINMLLTNAWQGLLLVFATMWLFFTVRYAFWVVMGLPVSFLASAFVLGHMGITINMISMVALLLALGILMDDAIVIAESIGSQLKKGLRPMQAAVEGTKTVARGVASSYATTLCIFIGLVFIQGDLGQILKVIPIVLISVISVSLIEAFFILPNHLHHSLAHGEKKQPSGFRVKFEKKFEHLRTRTYVLVEKIIHYRYAFIGAVIALFFLSVSMLASGILQFSAFPNVEGDRVQAQILMPAGTPLKQTEQIVSKLLDSLEQTSNTLQQDEDLILVKSYAVSFNQNPDAFESGPHLAIIDVDLLSAEIRNTKMQNFINLWRDNTGTVPDALTLSFKEPSIGPSGRAIQIRLTGNDLDQLAQASYELQTWLSGYPGVNNLLDDLRPGKPEFTLKLKEGAYNLGIDAQTIATQVRSAFQGNKVLETNVELETFEITVMLTPDSRDEFADFDNFPIVHPTSGAIIPLSTVAEITATRGYSRIGRYNNQRAVTVYGDIDATINNTNKVMKDLTKRWLPDFQQRYPDIKLSQEGETKNSAITQQSMMRAFVFGLLGVFLLLSFQFRSYVEPVIVLVAIPLALIGTIWGHLLMGLSFTMPSMLGFVSLAGIVVNDSILLVEFVKKRILEGHSVHQAAAKASYDRFRAVFLTSVTTIAGMTPLLFESSLQAQVLIPLATSIVFGIATSTLLVLFVLPCLYTILEDFGLAKSRKETHPETEIEATPAAGH; from the coding sequence ATGATACGTTACTTTACCGCCCACCCGACGGCGGCCAACTTATTGATGCTACTGCTGATCTTTCTCGGCATCAGCGTATTGCCGGACATCAAGCGGGAAACCTTCCCGGAAGTCAAAGCCTATTCGCTGCAGGTAAATGTGCCCTACCCGGGCGCCACGCCGGCAGATGTCGAACAGGGGATCTGTTTGCCGCTGGAAGATGCCCTCGACGGCATCAGTTTTATCGAGGAAAAAGTCTGTGAAGCCAGGCAGAACCTCGGCCTGATGACCATTAAAATGCTGGAGCAGGGGGATTTCGTAAAATTTACCGATGACGTAAAAACCGCCATCGACGGCATCAACGAATTTCCCGATAACGCCGAAGAACCGGTAGTAACGGAAAAGGGCCGCACCCAGCATGTGATTTCCATCGCCCTGACCGCAGACCTGCCGAGATCTGAGCTGAAAACCCTGGCGGAAAACCTGAAACAGCGCATCTTGCAGCACCCGCAAATCCCGTTGGTAAAAATCGCCGGCTTTTCCGAGCGCCAGCTCAGGGTACAGGTATCCCAGGAAAACCTGCGCCGCTATGGCCTGGACCTGCAGCAGCTGGTGAACCTTATCAACAAACAGGATCTCGACCTGCCGCTGGGCTCCATTGAAACCGGCAACAGCGAAACCCAGCTGAGGTTCAGCGACGAGAGGCGCAGCGCCCTTGAACTGGCGGAGTTAGTGATCTTAACCGGCGAACACGGCAATGAGATCAGGCTCGGGGAAATCGCCACTATCATAGACACCTTTGAGCAAGTGGAAGATAAGGTGGAATTTAACGGCCGCCCCGCCGCCCTGCTGAAAATCGAAAAAAATACCATAGACGACAGCCTGGATGTGCTGGCGGCGGTGGAAAAGATTATCACCGCCGAATCCGCTCGCCTGCCGGCCGGCGTCTCCCTGGATATCACCCAGGACGCCACCAGCATAGTCAAAGACCGCATCAATATGCTGCTTACCAACGCCTGGCAGGGCCTGTTGCTGGTATTTGCCACCATGTGGCTGTTTTTTACCGTACGTTACGCCTTCTGGGTGGTTATGGGGCTGCCGGTTTCCTTTCTCGCCAGCGCCTTTGTGCTCGGCCATATGGGCATTACCATCAACATGATTTCCATGGTGGCCCTGCTGCTGGCGCTGGGCATCCTGATGGATGACGCCATAGTGATCGCCGAGTCCATCGGCAGCCAGCTGAAAAAAGGCTTAAGGCCGATGCAGGCGGCGGTGGAAGGCACCAAAACCGTGGCCCGGGGCGTAGCCTCTTCCTATGCCACAACCCTGTGTATTTTTATCGGCCTGGTGTTTATCCAGGGGGATCTCGGCCAGATCCTGAAAGTGATCCCTATCGTGCTGATCTCGGTGATCTCCGTCTCCCTGATCGAGGCCTTCTTTATCCTGCCGAACCATTTGCACCATTCCCTGGCCCACGGCGAGAAAAAGCAGCCCTCCGGCTTTCGGGTCAAATTCGAGAAGAAATTCGAGCACTTAAGAACCCGTACCTATGTGCTGGTGGAGAAGATTATCCACTACCGCTATGCCTTTATCGGTGCGGTGATCGCCCTGTTCTTCCTCTCGGTAAGCATGCTGGCCTCCGGCATACTGCAGTTCTCGGCATTTCCCAATGTCGAAGGGGACAGGGTCCAGGCGCAGATCTTAATGCCCGCCGGCACCCCGCTGAAACAAACCGAGCAGATCGTCAGCAAACTGCTGGACTCGCTGGAACAGACTTCAAACACCCTGCAGCAGGACGAAGACCTGATCCTGGTAAAATCCTACGCCGTCAGTTTCAACCAGAACCCGGACGCCTTTGAGTCCGGCCCGCACCTGGCCATCATAGATGTCGACCTGCTATCGGCGGAAATCCGCAATACCAAGATGCAGAACTTCATCAACCTGTGGCGGGACAATACCGGCACGGTACCGGACGCCCTGACCTTATCCTTTAAGGAGCCCAGCATAGGTCCCAGCGGCCGCGCCATACAGATACGCCTGACCGGCAACGATCTCGACCAGCTGGCGCAAGCCTCCTACGAGCTGCAAACCTGGCTGTCCGGTTATCCCGGGGTCAACAACCTGCTGGACGACCTCAGGCCCGGCAAGCCGGAATTTACCCTGAAATTAAAGGAAGGCGCCTATAACTTGGGGATAGATGCACAAACCATAGCCACCCAGGTCAGAAGCGCTTTCCAGGGCAACAAGGTACTGGAAACCAATGTCGAACTGGAAACCTTTGAAATCACCGTGATGCTGACCCCGGACTCCCGGGATGAGTTTGCCGATTTCGACAATTTCCCTATCGTGCATCCCACCAGCGGCGCCATTATCCCGCTGTCGACCGTGGCAGAAATCACCGCCACCCGCGGCTATTCTCGCATCGGCCGCTATAACAACCAGAGGGCGGTCACCGTCTACGGCGATATAGACGCCACGATAAACAACACCAATAAGGTGATGAAAGATCTCACTAAGCGCTGGCTGCCGGATTTCCAGCAAAGGTATCCGGACATCAAGCTGAGCCAGGAAGGGGAGACCAAAAACTCCGCCATCACCCAGCAATCTATGATGCGGGCTTTTGTTTTCGGCCTGTTAGGGGTGTTTTTACTGCTCTCCTTCCAGTTCCGCAGCTATGTCGAACCTGTGATCGTACTGGTGGCGATCCCGCTGGCCCTGATAGGCACCATCTGGGGTCACCTGCTTATGGGGCTGAGCTTTACCATGCCTTCCATGTTAGGCTTTGTTTCCCTGGCGGGCATAGTGGTCAACGATTCCATCTTGCTGGTGGAGTTCGTGAAAAAACGGATACTCGAAGGTCACAGCGTGCACCAGGCGGCGGCCAAGGCCAGCTACGACAGGTTCCGGGCGGTATTTTTAACCTCGGTCACCACTATCGCCGGTATGACGCCGCTGCTGTTTGAAAGCAGCTTGCAGGCGCAGGTGCTGATTCCGCTGGCCACCAGTATCGTCTTCGGTATCGCCACCTCCACCCTGCTGGTGCTGTTTGTGCTGCCTTGCCTGTACACCATACTGGAAGATTTTGGCCTGGCCAAATCCAGGAAAGAAACACACCCGGAAACTGAAATCGAGGCGACACCGGCAGCTGGGCATTAG
- a CDS encoding efflux RND transporter periplasmic adaptor subunit — translation MKAFVKDFLKTKFALPAIIAAGILLMVLIVKLQPQMKHDPQARPSVSVNTVTVNEHTIRPAITGFGTVEPDLTLQAKAEVSGRITYIHPELKTGEILAKDTLLLRIDDRDYRLNLKQAEADLLSSQASLKEMELTVENNKLDLKLANEKLKVRKKELARLEKLRKSGAVSLSTLDAERQNMLQQQQEVQQLKNTQITLPSDIEVLKAKIEISKAQLEQSKRDLARTEIRLPFHGRISAVSAEQDQFVSTNTLLFEAYGINKMIVNAQFSLQQFGQLAAGFDRAKLKYENILSGQTMSELFASLGLSATIYTAGNKSLSWEAKVERLSGNLDSKTRTLGVTVSVEGVYEKIDPGVKPPLLAGNYMQVDLHGAQKKFVAAPRFSLHQGQIYRVSESNTLERLNLDKVQLQGELALFTDTLKPGDRIVTSDIFPAVQGMNLSPVADKALQQQLDTWVRKAL, via the coding sequence ATGAAAGCATTTGTAAAAGACTTCCTCAAAACCAAGTTCGCCTTACCCGCCATAATCGCGGCCGGTATATTGCTGATGGTGCTGATCGTAAAATTGCAGCCGCAAATGAAACACGATCCCCAGGCACGCCCGTCTGTGTCCGTTAATACCGTCACGGTAAACGAACATACCATCCGCCCCGCCATCACAGGTTTTGGCACGGTGGAACCGGACCTGACCCTGCAGGCAAAAGCGGAGGTTTCCGGACGCATCACCTATATCCACCCGGAATTAAAAACCGGCGAAATCCTGGCCAAGGATACCTTGCTGCTGCGCATCGACGACAGGGACTACCGGCTGAATTTAAAGCAGGCGGAAGCGGATCTCTTGTCCAGCCAGGCCAGTTTAAAGGAAATGGAACTGACGGTGGAAAACAACAAGCTGGACCTGAAACTGGCCAACGAAAAGCTTAAAGTCAGGAAGAAAGAACTGGCCCGGCTGGAGAAACTGCGCAAGTCCGGCGCCGTCTCCCTGTCCACCCTGGACGCCGAACGGCAGAACATGTTGCAGCAACAGCAGGAAGTCCAGCAGCTGAAAAACACCCAGATCACCCTGCCCTCGGATATCGAAGTGTTGAAGGCCAAGATAGAGATTTCCAAAGCCCAGCTGGAGCAAAGCAAACGCGACCTGGCCCGCACCGAAATCCGCCTGCCGTTCCATGGCCGCATCAGCGCCGTCAGCGCCGAACAGGACCAGTTTGTCAGCACCAATACCCTGTTATTCGAGGCTTACGGCATAAATAAAATGATAGTCAACGCCCAGTTCTCGCTGCAGCAGTTCGGCCAGCTTGCCGCCGGTTTTGACCGCGCTAAGCTCAAATATGAAAATATCCTCTCGGGCCAGACCATGAGTGAACTTTTTGCTTCCCTCGGCCTGAGCGCCACTATCTACACCGCCGGCAACAAATCCCTGAGCTGGGAGGCAAAAGTGGAACGCCTTTCCGGCAACCTCGACTCGAAAACCCGTACCCTGGGGGTTACCGTCAGTGTTGAAGGCGTCTATGAAAAAATCGATCCCGGCGTAAAGCCGCCGCTGCTGGCGGGCAACTATATGCAGGTAGACCTGCACGGCGCACAAAAGAAATTTGTCGCCGCCCCCAGATTCTCCCTGCACCAGGGACAAATCTACCGGGTGAGCGAAAGCAATACCTTAGAACGTCTGAACCTGGACAAAGTACAGCTCCAGGGTGAGCTGGCGCTGTTTACCGACACCTTAAAACCCGGCGACCGCATCGTGACCTCGGATATATTCCCCGCGGTCCAGGGCATGAACCTCTCCCCGGTAGCGGATAAAGCCCTGCAGCAGCAGCTGGATACCTGGGTAAGGAAAGCATTATGA
- a CDS encoding TetR/AcrR family transcriptional regulator yields MPESNLQPGGKGRPVDSEKQALQKQKLLDAALTLLGEKSFSEITIRELGKQAGVNSAMVSYYFTNKEGLFIALLDKLSEEKFSLLSDLHQHPDPLKAVITLMLDLVNRHPGLMKLIHSEAMSADSRLGEAIIERFPKRMATLLPGVIAGLQAQGKIRKDINPKYAAFSLMSLIVTPFLVTPIRERAWEIGAQELNTTQWTEHIYQLFISGITTGPSQ; encoded by the coding sequence ATGCCTGAGAGCAATCTCCAGCCGGGCGGCAAAGGCCGTCCGGTTGACAGCGAAAAGCAGGCGCTGCAAAAGCAAAAACTGCTCGATGCCGCCCTGACGCTGCTCGGCGAAAAAAGCTTTAGCGAAATCACCATCCGGGAACTGGGTAAGCAGGCCGGGGTGAACTCCGCCATGGTCAGCTATTATTTCACCAATAAAGAGGGCCTGTTTATCGCCTTGCTGGATAAGCTTTCGGAAGAAAAGTTCAGCCTGCTTAGCGATTTACATCAACATCCGGATCCGCTTAAAGCCGTGATCACCCTGATGCTCGACCTGGTAAACCGGCATCCGGGCCTGATGAAACTGATACACAGCGAAGCCATGTCTGCCGACTCCAGGCTGGGGGAGGCCATTATCGAACGCTTTCCCAAACGTATGGCCACCCTGTTACCCGGCGTTATCGCCGGGCTTCAGGCGCAGGGGAAAATCCGCAAGGATATCAATCCAAAATATGCGGCATTTTCGCTGATGAGCCTGATAGTCACCCCGTTTCTGGTCACCCCGATCCGGGAGCGGGCATGGGAAATCGGCGCACAGGAACTCAATACCACGCAATGGACTGAGCATATTTACCAACTTTTTATCTCGGGAATAACCACAGGGCCCAGCCAATGA
- a CDS encoding M13 family metallopeptidase yields the protein MKTIITSALCSSLLLVAGCNTTEETNTANPTMQKTALASGIEKANMDLSVRPQDNFYKYINGGWLKANEIPGDKTSIGSFYDLRDKADDDVKAIIEELAATKNLKNGSDEQKVADLFRSYMNSEQRDALGIKPIQDILDVIGNIENKDQLASFFAKYQAMGINNPLGFYIGIDAKDSSRYATHIWQYGLGLPDRDYYFNEAERFVKLRSGYLTHIENMYKLAGFNNGQAAAKTIMDLETQLAKHHWTRVETRNSEKRYNKFAVADLSSLTDKFNWQAYLAAQGVAGEKDIIINQPDFIKGFGDIFADTSLEDWKTYLTFHTLSNFASYLSQDMVSENFDFFSRQLSGRKEQRPLWKRGVAVVNNNLGEVIGKVYVGRHFTPQAKERMSVLVENLRSAYGQSINELEWMSEKTQQAAQVKLAAFTPKIGYPDKWEDYSALTIKGDDLVGNIIRSRTVSNDKELEKLGGPIRKWEWGMTPQTVNAYYSPTRNEIVFPAAILQPPFFNMAADDAVNYGGIGAVIGHEMGHGFDDQGSKYDAEGNLRNWWSEEDLAEFAKRTKSLVDQYQGYQVFDDLHVNGELTLGENIGDLSGVTIAYKAYKASLNGKEAPVIDGLTGDQRFFMGYAQIWRSKMVEKTLRNRVATDPHSPGEFRALGSLSNMNEFYQAFDVKEGDAMYLPPEKRVKIW from the coding sequence ATGAAAACGATAATAACAAGTGCCCTCTGCTCTTCTTTATTGTTGGTTGCCGGTTGTAACACCACAGAAGAAACAAATACAGCCAACCCGACAATGCAAAAAACCGCGTTAGCCTCAGGCATTGAAAAAGCAAACATGGACCTGAGCGTCCGTCCCCAGGATAACTTTTATAAGTACATCAATGGCGGCTGGTTAAAAGCCAACGAAATCCCCGGCGATAAAACCAGTATCGGCTCCTTTTATGACTTACGCGATAAGGCCGACGATGATGTAAAAGCCATTATCGAAGAGCTGGCGGCGACCAAAAACCTGAAAAACGGCAGCGACGAGCAAAAAGTTGCCGACCTGTTCCGCTCTTATATGAACAGCGAACAGCGTGATGCCCTGGGTATCAAGCCAATCCAGGATATCCTGGATGTTATCGGCAATATCGAAAACAAAGATCAGCTCGCCAGTTTTTTTGCCAAATACCAGGCCATGGGCATCAACAACCCGCTGGGCTTCTACATCGGCATTGACGCCAAAGACTCCAGCCGTTATGCCACCCATATCTGGCAATATGGCTTAGGCTTACCGGACCGGGACTACTACTTCAACGAAGCCGAGCGCTTTGTGAAATTGCGCAGCGGTTACCTGACCCATATCGAAAACATGTACAAGCTTGCCGGCTTCAACAACGGCCAGGCGGCCGCCAAAACCATTATGGATCTGGAAACCCAACTGGCTAAGCATCACTGGACCCGGGTTGAAACCCGCAACAGCGAAAAACGCTACAACAAGTTTGCCGTCGCCGATTTATCCAGCCTGACAGACAAGTTTAACTGGCAGGCATACCTGGCCGCCCAAGGAGTTGCCGGTGAAAAAGACATCATCATCAACCAGCCTGACTTCATCAAAGGCTTCGGCGATATCTTTGCCGACACCTCTCTGGAAGACTGGAAAACCTATTTAACTTTCCACACCCTGAGCAACTTTGCCTCCTACCTGAGCCAGGACATGGTCAGTGAAAACTTTGACTTTTTCTCCAGACAGCTTAGCGGCCGTAAGGAACAACGTCCTTTATGGAAGCGTGGTGTTGCCGTGGTAAACAACAACTTAGGCGAAGTCATAGGCAAGGTTTACGTGGGCCGTCATTTCACCCCGCAAGCCAAAGAACGTATGAGCGTTTTGGTGGAAAACTTACGTAGCGCCTACGGCCAGAGCATAAACGAGCTGGAGTGGATGTCCGAAAAAACCCAGCAGGCCGCCCAGGTGAAACTGGCCGCCTTCACCCCGAAAATCGGCTACCCCGATAAGTGGGAAGATTATTCCGCCCTGACCATCAAAGGCGACGACCTGGTGGGCAATATCATCCGCAGCCGTACCGTCAGCAACGACAAAGAGCTGGAAAAACTCGGCGGCCCTATCCGCAAGTGGGAATGGGGCATGACACCGCAAACGGTGAACGCCTATTACAGTCCGACCCGCAACGAGATCGTTTTCCCGGCCGCCATTTTACAGCCGCCGTTCTTTAACATGGCTGCCGACGACGCGGTAAACTACGGCGGCATAGGTGCGGTAATCGGCCATGAAATGGGCCATGGTTTTGACGACCAGGGCAGCAAATACGACGCCGAAGGCAACCTGCGCAACTGGTGGTCCGAAGAAGATTTGGCCGAGTTCGCCAAACGCACCAAGTCCCTGGTTGATCAGTACCAGGGTTATCAGGTATTTGACGATCTTCACGTTAACGGCGAATTAACCTTAGGTGAAAACATAGGTGATCTTTCCGGTGTCACCATTGCCTATAAAGCCTATAAGGCCTCTCTAAACGGTAAAGAAGCCCCGGTTATCGACGGTTTAACCGGCGACCAGCGTTTCTTTATGGGTTATGCGCAAATCTGGCGCAGCAAGATGGTAGAAAAAACCTTACGTAACCGTGTTGCCACCGACCCGCATTCACCGGGTGAGTTCCGCGCCTTAGGTTCGTTGTCGAACATGAATGAGTTCTACCAAGCCTTTGACGTCAAAGAAGGCGATGCTATGTACCTGCCGCCGGAAAAACGCGTGAAAATCTGGTAA
- a CDS encoding TetR/AcrR family transcriptional regulator, translated as MKATSDKSKSSYHHGNLQSTLIFAATEMIQSDGVENLSLRKLAERVGVSRTAPYHHFKDKNELLCAVAAQGFIAWREIAEQIFNDASLSPRECYRQFISRYIGFAAENPALYDLMFGGTIWKGAKSTQTLRDIAYPNFQYQVEMTKLWQEKGLMPAGENTLRLAQVTWGTMHGIARLLIDGIYADASSIEEMCECALNLFLAHMKTQA; from the coding sequence ATGAAAGCAACATCAGATAAAAGCAAATCCAGCTATCACCACGGTAACCTGCAAAGCACTTTGATCTTTGCCGCCACCGAAATGATCCAAAGCGACGGCGTAGAAAACCTGTCGCTGAGAAAACTGGCCGAACGGGTAGGGGTCTCCCGTACCGCCCCCTATCATCATTTTAAAGACAAAAATGAACTGTTATGCGCCGTAGCCGCCCAGGGCTTTATCGCCTGGCGGGAAATCGCCGAACAGATTTTTAATGATGCCAGCCTGTCCCCCCGGGAATGCTACCGCCAGTTTATCTCCCGTTATATCGGATTTGCCGCAGAAAACCCCGCCCTATACGACCTGATGTTCGGCGGCACCATCTGGAAAGGGGCAAAAAGTACCCAAACCTTGCGGGACATCGCCTACCCTAATTTCCAGTACCAGGTGGAAATGACCAAGCTCTGGCAGGAAAAGGGCCTGATGCCGGCAGGGGAAAACACCCTGAGGTTGGCCCAGGTAACCTGGGGCACCATGCACGGTATCGCCAGGTTATTGATTGACGGCATTTATGCCGATGCCAGCAGCATTGAGGAAATGTGCGAATGCGCCCTTAACCTGTTCCTGGCCCATATGAAAACACAGGCATAA
- a CDS encoding threonine/serine ThrE exporter family protein: MVQSADFIEKRRFLIRLGKALHKFGTPAYRLEAHLQNVAGFLEMQASFIITPTALTFVLSHDEDSQEYNHVVRVKPGELDLGALARTDELVDELSSGQRSLSEAISRLDEIAEKPSPYGTFLTFLAFGASSGAFAMLMHTSWNDVFWSTWLGFVVFGFVKWSERSRRVTEMLEPLSAIITAMLASAITLIDPGINMPLVILSSIIVFIPGLALTLGLSELAARHLISGTARIMDAIMSLFKLYFGAVLGMALGNLFWGTADFVRPEITPEWTSWLAVTILSASLVILFKSRKKDAPWGIISGYVAFGASIWGGLYLGGALGAFAGAFILGIYSNLFSRITQLPSSIVKILGLVVLVPGSKVYIGLNSLVSGQVMLNATDIGSQTFLIFMSLVAGLIFSNVALPSKKTL; encoded by the coding sequence ATGGTTCAATCCGCTGATTTTATTGAAAAACGTCGTTTCCTTATCCGCCTGGGCAAAGCGCTCCATAAATTCGGCACCCCCGCCTACCGCCTCGAAGCCCATTTACAAAATGTCGCCGGTTTTTTAGAAATGCAGGCATCCTTTATCATTACCCCTACCGCCCTGACCTTTGTCTTGTCCCATGACGAAGACAGCCAGGAATACAACCATGTGGTCAGGGTAAAACCCGGCGAGCTGGATCTGGGGGCACTGGCGCGTACCGATGAATTGGTGGATGAATTAAGCTCGGGACAGCGCAGCTTGTCCGAGGCGATCTCGCGCCTGGATGAAATCGCCGAAAAACCTTCCCCTTACGGTACCTTCCTGACCTTTTTAGCCTTCGGCGCTTCCAGCGGGGCGTTTGCCATGCTGATGCACACCAGCTGGAATGATGTTTTCTGGTCCACCTGGCTGGGATTTGTGGTTTTTGGTTTTGTGAAATGGTCGGAGCGCTCGCGCCGGGTCACGGAAATGCTTGAGCCGTTATCCGCCATCATCACTGCCATGCTGGCATCCGCCATTACCCTGATAGATCCCGGCATTAATATGCCGCTGGTGATCCTCTCCAGCATCATAGTTTTTATCCCCGGACTGGCGCTCACCCTGGGCCTGTCTGAACTGGCGGCGCGCCACCTGATCTCGGGCACCGCCCGTATCATGGACGCCATCATGTCACTGTTTAAGCTTTATTTTGGCGCGGTACTGGGCATGGCCCTGGGGAATTTGTTCTGGGGTACCGCCGACTTTGTCCGTCCGGAAATCACCCCGGAATGGACTTCCTGGCTGGCGGTCACCATCTTATCCGCCAGCCTGGTGATCCTGTTTAAATCCCGTAAAAAAGATGCTCCCTGGGGCATTATTTCCGGGTATGTCGCCTTCGGCGCCAGTATCTGGGGCGGCCTCTATCTGGGGGGCGCACTGGGGGCTTTTGCCGGCGCCTTTATTCTCGGCATATACAGCAACCTGTTCTCCCGCATTACCCAGTTGCCGTCGAGCATAGTAAAAATCCTCGGCCTGGTGGTCCTGGTACCCGGCAGCAAGGTTTATATCGGCCTGAACAGCCTGGTTTCCGGGCAGGTGATGTTAAATGCAACCGACATAGGCTCACAAACCTTTTTGATCTTTATGTCCCTCGTTGCCGGGCTGATTTTTTCCAATGTCGCCCTGCCTTCGAAAAAAACCCTGTAA